The nucleotide sequence TCAGCGCGTATGGCCTGCAGCGTTTGTTCAAAATAGGGCATGCCCACTTTCGTTTCGTGTTCGCCGGTGACCAATAGCAGTTGGCTAAACCCCATGCCTTTTATGGCTTGAATCTCTTGTTGTGTTTCAGCAATGCTTAACGTTGTGCGCTTAATTTTGTTGCTCATGGTAAAACCACAATAGCTACATTCGTTGGCACACAAATTCGACAAATACAGGGGCACAAAAAGCTGCATGGTATTCCCAAAGCGATGCCGCGTTAACTGTTGAGACTGGGCCGCCATTTCCTCTAAATAAGAGGCGGCCGCAGGCGAAACCAGCGCCATGAAATCATCTAGGGTTCGTGAGTGGCTTGCCAGTGCGCGCTCTACATCGTGAGCGGTTTTGCTGTGCAATTGAAGCGCAATATGAGACAAGTCCTCTTTTAATAATGCTTGTGCTACGCCCATTAAGATGGCTCCAAAAAAGCGGTTAGGGGGCTTGAAGCTTGGGCGTTAGAGTAGGTTTTTCCCAATCCGGCTTCGTAGGCATTGCGCCCTGTTTCAACTGCGCTGGCAAACGCACGAGCCATAGCCGGGGGGTTATGTGCGGTGGCAATGGCGGTATTCACCAGAACGGCGTCAACGCCCATCTCCATGGCTGCCATGGCCTCACTTGGCTTGCCTATGCCGGCGTCTACAATAACGGGGACATTGGCTTGCTCTACAATAATGCGTAAAAATGGCGCTGTTTGAAGCCCTTGGTTACTGCCAATGGGCGCGCCCAACGGCATAACTGCAGCACAGCCAACTTCCTCTAGTCGTTTACACAGCACGGGGTCAGCGCCACAATAGGGCAGAACGTGGAAGCCTTTTTTCACCAACCGCTCGGCGGCAAGTAAGGTTTCAATGGGATCAGGCAGTAAGTAGCGCTGATCCGGGTGAATTTCTAGTTTTACCCACGGGCTGCCTAATGCTTCGTAGGCTAGCTCTGCGGCAAATACTGCTTCGTCTGCATTTTTTGCCCCTGAGGTATTGGGCAATAAGGTGACATTGAGCGTTTGTAATTGAGAAAGTGTCTCGTCATGTTCAGTGCTTTCTGTCAGCCGCTTCATGGCCAGTGTAACCATAGCGCTGCCGCTTTGCGCAATGCTTTCTTTCATCACTTCTGGGCGGCTGAATTTGCCCGAACCGGTTAACAGGCGTGACGAAAATACCTGATTTGATAACGTTAGCATCTTAACCTCCTGCTACAAGGGTGAAAATATCCAGCGTGTCACCATGGTTTAAATAGGTGGCCGACCACTGAGATTTACTCACAATATTGTTGTTACGAGCGACTGCCGTGCCCTTCTTTTCCAGCTGCTTGAGGGCCAAAAGTTCAGCAATAGAAATGGGCGACACACAATGTTGAGGTTGCTGGTTAACGTTGACGGTAATTTGTGTCATTGGCATATCTCGCATTGGGGTGATGGAGGAAGGTGAAAACTCTGCATGGTGGCCTGAACGGCGTCACTGACGAGGTATTTTCCCCATTGAATGTTGGGGTTTTGGGCATTGGCTAAATACATCAGCACTTGGGTGGCTTGATGGCACGCGGCCATGCCAACCACAGGGCCTAAAATACCTTTAGTCATGCAGGTTTCTGGTATCGACATTTGCTCAACTAAGCAGGCGTAGCAACCGCTGTTTTGGGGCTTGCCAGCAATATTAATGGCTTGCCACGAGCAGCCGCTGGCTGCCGCAATAAACAGGGGCACATGGTTTTTTACGCATGCGGCATTAATCTGCTTTCGGGTCATGATGTTGTCGGTGCAATCTAGCACACAGGTGGCCTGCGCCATCATAGCCGCTAGGTTTTTACTGTCGGCAAACAGGCATTTTACGTTTAGGTTCACGGCAGCATTAACTTTGCTTAGTTCGCCCTGTAGAGCGTTGGCCTTTAACTCGCCCAAATGCATTTCGTTGTAGGCAATCTGGCGCTGCAAATTGCTTATTTCTACTGTGTCTCCGTCCACTAAGGTAATGCTGCCCGCTTGTGAGCCGACTCCAGCCCCGACGAGATAGTGCGCCGCTAAGCAGCCTAAGCCGCCAAGGCCAATTATCACTACGTGGGCATCAGCCAAATTTTGCTGGCCTTCTTCGTTTATTTCAGACAAAAGCAATTGCCTGCTATAGCGAGCAATGTCTTCTCTACTTAACAAAGCCCGCCTCCTCAGCCAGTGCATGAAAACTGGCAATAGGGTTGTCAGCCTGCGTAATGGCTGTGACCACAGCAATGCTGTTAACGCCGGTATTCGCCACGGCGTTTACCCGAGATAAATTAATCCCGCCAATGGCCACGGTAGGAATGTCATCATATAAGTCCACGTATTGTTGTAGCCGTGTTATGCCTTGGGGTTGAGAGGGCATATCTTTGGTGGCGGTGGGGAAAATATGACCCAAAGCAATGTACGACGGCTTTAGCATTTTTACCCGCTGCAGTTCGGCAAAGCCGTGAGTCGACACCCCTAACCGCAACCCGGCCGTTTTAATGGCCTGCAAATCGGCGGTGGCTAAATCTTCTTGCCCTAAGTGCACGCCGTACGCTCCATGCTTTATAGCCAGTTGCCAAAAATCGTTGATGAATAGCTGGCACTTTGTGCCTTTGGTAAGGGCGACGGCAGCCTTAATTTGCTGCGAAATATTCGCCATATGCTGATCGAGGTTTTTTTTCTCGGGGCTAAGTTTTATACGCAATTGAATAATACGCACGCCCGTGGGTAACAGCTTGGCTATCCAGTCAACGTGGTCTACTACCGGGTAAATACCCAAGTTTGTTTCGCTAAGTGGCGCAAACCCAGTGTTGTCTTGCCATTTTACGGGGTCGTTAGGGGCAAAAAACACCTGAGGAAAGGCAGATTGTTGGGCAGGAAACCCCACGGGCTTGGCGAAATAAGCGTCTGACCTTGCTGAGTCTAGCGTGGCTTCATTACTAAGGGCATGGTCACGTAAGGCTGTGCGCACTTGCATAACATAAGCATTAGCGAGAGTTAGGGCATCGTCAATGGCGTAGCCTTTCACAATAAAGGCCGCAAGAGCAGACGCTTGCATGCAACCGGTTCCACGCAGCCGACTCACCTCGGAAGGGGCGGATTGGTGCGCCCGTGGCTGGCTAAATTCATATTCTATGGTGTTGGTTTTGAAGGTGTCTATGGCGTCGCTCTGCCATGTGGCGTGGCCGCCTTTAGCGAGCACAGCGTTTGCACCTAACGCTAATAGAGCCGCTATAGCGTCTCGCTTGCTTTGGTTGTCACTTATGGGCATACCAGTTAATGCTGATAATTCGTCGATATTGGGGGTGACAACATCAACCACCTTTAAAAGCAGTTGTACCACGGGGGTAGAAAGCTGGGTAAGCTTTCCGCCTGATGTTGAGCACAGAACGGGGTCCCATACAATGAATGGTTTAGGCTTATTTAAGCTGTCTATGCGCGCGCACAGCACTAGCGCTTGCTCGTCATTGGCAATGGCGCTTATTTTGATGGCGCGGGGAGGCAGCTCATTTTCAAGTAAAAGCCATTGTTCGTTGATGACAGAAGGGCTAACAATGTGACTGTCCAACATGCGGGTATTCGATTGCACGGTAATTTGCGTGGTGATTACGCAGGCATGCAGGTGTAAGTCTGCCAGTGTGAGGGCGTCGCGGGTGACACCCGCGCCCCCACTAGAATCAATACCGCCAATGCACCAAATTACGGGCTGGGTCATGGCATCTCCACTTTACTGTCAGCACTGTGGTATAGCTGTGCGCCAGTTTGATTAAAGGCATCAGCCATCTCTTTCATGCCTTGTGCTTTGTCTTGTTCTGCTTGTTTGGCAACATCGCGTACTTCTTGAGAAATCTTCATGCTGCAAAACTTAGGGCCACACATAGAGCAAAAGTGAGCCACTTTCCCAGAAGCCTGTGGCAGGGTTTCGTCGTGATATGCGCGGGCAGTATGCGGGTCAAGGGCAAGGTTAAACTGGTCTTCCCATCTAAATTCAAACCGCGCTTTCGACATGGCGTTGTCACGAATTTGCGCGCCTGGGTGGCCTTTGGCTAAATCAGCAGCATGGGCGGCAATTTTATAGGTAATCAACCCCTGCTTAACGTCTTCTTTGTTAGGAAGCCCCAAATGCTCTTTTGGCGTTACGTAGCACAACATGGCGCAGCCATACCAACCAATCATGGCGGCACCTATGCCAGAAGTGAAGTGATCGTAGCCTGGTGCAATGTCTGTGGTTAATGGGCCTAGGGTATAAAAGGGCGCTTCATGACAATGTGCAAGCTGCTCTTCCATATTGGCTTTTATCATGTGCATAGGCACATGACCTGGGCCTTCAATCATGACTTGAACATCGTATTCCCAAGCAATTTTGGTTAACGCCCCAAGGGTACGTAGTTCTGAAAATTGCGCCTCGTCGTTTGCATCAGCCACACTGCCTGGGCGTAGGCCATCGCCTAGAGACAGGGCAACATCGTATTGTGCACAAATTTGGCAGATGTCTCTGAAGTGTTCGTACAAGAAGCTTTGTTTATGGTGACTTAAGCACCACTTGGCCATAATAGACCCCCCTCGAGAAACAATGCCTGTCACCCGCTTTGCGGTAAGAGGGACGTACTCTAATAACACGCCTGCGTGAATGGTAAAGTAGTCTACGCCTTGCTCGGCTTGCTCAATAAGGGTGTCTTTAAACATTTCCCACGTGAGATCTTCCGCCACGCCGTTCACTTTTTCTAGCGCCTGATAAATGGGCACTGTCCCCAAGGGCACTGGGCTATTTCTTAACAACCATTCCCGAGTTTCATGAATATTTCTGCCGGTGGATAAATCCATAATGGTATCGGCGCCCCAGCGAGTAGACCAAACCAGCTTTTCCACTTCTTCTTCAATGGATGAAGTCACCGCCGAATTACCGATATTGGCATTAATTTTCACCAAGAAATTGCGTCCAATTATCATGGGTTCTAGTTCAGGGTGATTGATATTACAGGGGATAATCGCTCGCCCTGCTGCCACTTCTTGTCGAACGAATTCTGGCGTTATAGTGGTTGGAATGTTGGCGCCAAAGCTCTCGCCCCCATGTTGCTGAGTTAACGCTTCATCTTGAACGGCCTGCCTGCCCATGTTTTCGCGAATAGCAATGTATTCCATTTCTGGGGTGATTATGCCCTGACGAGCGTAGTGTAGCTGAGTGACGTTTTTACCCGGTTTGGCTTTTTTGGGCTTGGCCGCGCGAACAAAGCGAAAATCTTCGGTGAAAATATCTTGTTCCCGCGCTTTAGCGAATGCAGAGGTCACGCCGCTAAGCTCGACAGTGTCGTCTCTGCTGTCGATCCAATTTTTACGCAGAGGCGCTAAACCCT is from Alteromonas australica and encodes:
- a CDS encoding thiazole synthase, translated to MLTLSNQVFSSRLLTGSGKFSRPEVMKESIAQSGSAMVTLAMKRLTESTEHDETLSQLQTLNVTLLPNTSGAKNADEAVFAAELAYEALGSPWVKLEIHPDQRYLLPDPIETLLAAERLVKKGFHVLPYCGADPVLCKRLEEVGCAAVMPLGAPIGSNQGLQTAPFLRIIVEQANVPVIVDAGIGKPSEAMAAMEMGVDAVLVNTAIATAHNPPAMARAFASAVETGRNAYEAGLGKTYSNAQASSPLTAFLEPS
- the thiS gene encoding sulfur carrier protein ThiS translates to MTQITVNVNQQPQHCVSPISIAELLALKQLEKKGTAVARNNNIVSKSQWSATYLNHGDTLDIFTLVAGG
- a CDS encoding HesA/MoeB/ThiF family protein, with protein sequence MLSREDIARYSRQLLLSEINEEGQQNLADAHVVIIGLGGLGCLAAHYLVGAGVGSQAGSITLVDGDTVEISNLQRQIAYNEMHLGELKANALQGELSKVNAAVNLNVKCLFADSKNLAAMMAQATCVLDCTDNIMTRKQINAACVKNHVPLFIAAASGCSWQAINIAGKPQNSGCYACLVEQMSIPETCMTKGILGPVVGMAACHQATQVLMYLANAQNPNIQWGKYLVSDAVQATMQSFHLPPSPQCEICQ
- the thiE gene encoding thiamine phosphate synthase; this translates as MTQPVIWCIGGIDSSGGAGVTRDALTLADLHLHACVITTQITVQSNTRMLDSHIVSPSVINEQWLLLENELPPRAIKISAIANDEQALVLCARIDSLNKPKPFIVWDPVLCSTSGGKLTQLSTPVVQLLLKVVDVVTPNIDELSALTGMPISDNQSKRDAIAALLALGANAVLAKGGHATWQSDAIDTFKTNTIEYEFSQPRAHQSAPSEVSRLRGTGCMQASALAAFIVKGYAIDDALTLANAYVMQVRTALRDHALSNEATLDSARSDAYFAKPVGFPAQQSAFPQVFFAPNDPVKWQDNTGFAPLSETNLGIYPVVDHVDWIAKLLPTGVRIIQLRIKLSPEKKNLDQHMANISQQIKAAVALTKGTKCQLFINDFWQLAIKHGAYGVHLGQEDLATADLQAIKTAGLRLGVSTHGFAELQRVKMLKPSYIALGHIFPTATKDMPSQPQGITRLQQYVDLYDDIPTVAIGGINLSRVNAVANTGVNSIAVVTAITQADNPIASFHALAEEAGFVK
- the thiC gene encoding phosphomethylpyrimidine synthase ThiC, translating into MSTRREQRQQAQQFINELAGEAYPNSTRHYQVGSSDDIKVAMRLIHQHDSLVGGTEKNPLFEPNPPIPVYDTSGPYGDPQSAIDVHKGLAPLRKNWIDSRDDTVELSGVTSAFAKAREQDIFTEDFRFVRAAKPKKAKPGKNVTQLHYARQGIITPEMEYIAIRENMGRQAVQDEALTQQHGGESFGANIPTTITPEFVRQEVAAGRAIIPCNINHPELEPMIIGRNFLVKINANIGNSAVTSSIEEEVEKLVWSTRWGADTIMDLSTGRNIHETREWLLRNSPVPLGTVPIYQALEKVNGVAEDLTWEMFKDTLIEQAEQGVDYFTIHAGVLLEYVPLTAKRVTGIVSRGGSIMAKWCLSHHKQSFLYEHFRDICQICAQYDVALSLGDGLRPGSVADANDEAQFSELRTLGALTKIAWEYDVQVMIEGPGHVPMHMIKANMEEQLAHCHEAPFYTLGPLTTDIAPGYDHFTSGIGAAMIGWYGCAMLCYVTPKEHLGLPNKEDVKQGLITYKIAAHAADLAKGHPGAQIRDNAMSKARFEFRWEDQFNLALDPHTARAYHDETLPQASGKVAHFCSMCGPKFCSMKISQEVRDVAKQAEQDKAQGMKEMADAFNQTGAQLYHSADSKVEMP